The genome window AGTAGCCCGCAGATCTGGAATATGCTGCATCGCCTCCATGGAGTATGGATTCAGATCGAATTCCACATCAAAGGCGGTAATGTTGGCGTTCTCGGCACCCTGTTGGGCATCGCCTACTTTGCTAATGTAGTCCAGTGATTCGAGACGCTGCTTCAGATCGGTTTCTTTGCCACCTGAATCTACAATCACTTTTACCGGAGCCAGCTCGCCTTGGGAGAACTGTTCACCAATGACCGTGAAACCTTCGCGGGAAGGTACATCCTCCGGGAACGAAGACAACAGATCATATGTGAATTTAACCTGAGTTGAGAATGCTGCCAGTCCTCCCAGCAGTACCACGGTAATTGCAAGCACTGCCCAAGGTTTAGTGACCACCGTACGGCCAATCCAGCTTTCCTTCACTTTGCGTGGAGCAGGAGCCGGCTTGCCTTTTTTCTTGGCTCGTTCCACTTCCATCTCATGAGTACGCGGTACGAACGGGTAGAATGAACCCCGGCCGAAGATCGCGAGAAGTGCCGGAACCAGTGTCAGACTTGCTATAAACATAATAAAGATGGACAGACTGAATGGTACGGCAAAACGATGATATGCCCCATATTCAGCCAGCAATAGCACCAGCAGTGCTGCAACGACCGTGAATCCACTCATGGCAATAGCGCCGGAAGATCCGGTAATGGCCTGGAAAATGGCTTTCTTTTTGTCCGGCTCATGATAGAGAATCTGGCGGTATCTGGAGATCATAAACAGGCAGTAATCCGTTCCTGCTCCAAATAACAATACAGTCATGATCGAGATGGACTGTGCGTCCACCGTAATCCAGCCTTGATCCGCCATGAATCCGAGTATCGGACTGGTCACCATATACGCGAATCCAACCGCAATAATTGGGATAATCGCGAGTACCGGTGAGCGATAGATCAATAGCAGCAACACCAATACCAGTACAACCGTAGCGATCAACAAGGATACATCGGCGGAGGAAAACAGTCCGCTCGCATCAATGGATATCCCTACGGGCCCGGTCACACGGGCAATCAGTGTATTGGTATCATCTATAGCCACATCGAACGGGTTTGCCCCGAAGATGTCTTGTGTTTTTTGCTCAAGTGCTTCAATGCCTTGCTCTAATTGTTCTGCATCGGCACCTTCATTGAAGAAAAGCGGCATAACCAGGGTGCTTCCGTCTTCCGAAAGCTGACCTTTCAACGCCTGTGGCGGCAATTGATAGAGTGGCACAACGGACTGCTGCTGTTCTACCGGATCTTGATCCAGTCGTTCCGTTAATGCCTGAATGTTCTCAATCTGCTCATCCGTCAAACCACCGGCTTGACGCCATACGATCAGCGCGGGCAATCCTTCACCACCAGGGAATTCCTTCTCGGCAAGTGCAGCTGCCTGAACCGATGGTTTGGACTCACTCAGATCCTGCGCGTTATTAGTTTCACGATCACCTACAGCAGGCCATACCATGCCAAGCACAACGGCGATAATGATCCATACCAACAGTGTAATCCATTTGCTTCGTTTGCCAGCAACCCAGCGACCATAACCCGAACCTTCCTGCATTGTCTCTTCATCTCCCTATTCTGTTTCTATGAAGCCCTATTTATGTGATGATGTAGTAATGAACCACGGGTCATAGTATAATCGACTTAATTATATATACCGGAAGGTTAATTTTGCAATGCCTAATTTGTGAACTTGCTAAACTAGCAATTAAATACGTAAAGAGGTCAGTGATTATGAGCAAAAAAACAAACATTCCCCGGTCTCCGGGCAGACCCAAAACGGGTGCCGATCAAGCATCTGTACAAACCAACATATTGATGACAGCTTCACGTCTGTTTATGGAATATGGGTATGAACCCGTCTCTCTTCAACAGATTGCTTCATTATGTAATGTAACCAAAGCATCGATCTATTATCACTTCACCAGCAAAGCCGATCTGTTCACCGTTGCCATTACACGCATGATGGCAATGAGTATGCAGCAGACTTCACTCCGCTTGGATGAACCTGGCACACTACAAGAGCGGCTAATCAAGGTTGCAGAAGCGAAGATGCAACACTCCCATATTGAAACCGAGACCATGATGCGAGAAGCCGAGAAGCATCTGAATACGGAGCAACTCAGCCAGATTCGAGAAGCCGAGGTTCGTATCTTTGAAGTGCTTGCGACCCACTTCCAGCAGGAGATGGATAACGGCTATTTGCGGGTCGCCAATCCCATGTTGCTTGCTCATGCATTTACGTCACTGCTCATGCTCGCGAACCGCGAAGATGTGCGCAACATGAATGGCGGCAGCATTAAGGAACTCGCACGGGAACTTGTTGCCCTGTTTCTGGATGGAGCGGTTAAGCAGGACTAAAGATCGCCCCAGATTTGGGCCAATGCGGCAATACCCGGGGCAATGTGCTCCGGTTCTATTCCGGCAAAACCGATAATGAACTCTCTTTTGCCGTCTGTTGGTACGCTCCCGTTCGCCCACAAATATTCCGTTGAACTGATCTGTATCCCTGCATTAATCGCTGCGGTCACCAATTCTTTGGCTGACGATGTGGTTGCCATTCGCAGAACCAGATGAAATCCGGAATCTTGGCCCCTTATATCAACCCGATCTCCGAAATGTAATTGAATGGCCTGAATAATCAGGTCATGTTTTCGTTTGTAGACATTACGCATCTTACGAATATGCTTGCCCAGCTCCCCTTCACGCATGAACATCTCCAATGTTCTCTGATGAAGCCGGGAAGCCGACTGTTCGAACAGGATCGTCTTATACATTTCTTGAAAATCATCTAGCAATTCTCTGGGAAGTACCATGTAATGTACACAAAAAGCAGGTGCGAGTACTTGCGAGAAACCACCCATATAGATCACGCGACTTCCCTCACGCAGACCCTGCATGGAAGGAATTGGCCGTCCATAATACCGGAACTCCCCATCGTAATCATCCTCGATAATGTATGCCTTTGTTCGTTCTGCCCAATCCAGCAATGCTAATCTGCGTGTAATCGGCATGGTCATACCTAGCGGAAATTGGTGAGAGGGTGACACACCTACCAATTTAACTCCGGCCTTTTCCAGCTCCATCAAGTTTATGCCCTCATGGTCTAGTGAGATCGGAACAACCTGATAACCATAATTTTGGAATGTACCAGGTAATAGCCGGTATCCAGGATTCTCTACACCGATGGATTGGGTTGATTCTCCCTTGTGAAGCAAGGTCTGTGCCAATAGAGACATTAGCAGATGCTGTTCAGCACCTACAACAATCTGCTCAGGAGAACAGCTGACTCCCCTGAACTGCGCAAGATAGACAGCAATTTCACATCGTAACCCCCATTCTCCCTGTGGTTCTCCATAGAACAATAGCTCTTTTGCTTCTTCCCGCCAGATTCGATTAACATATTGGTGCCATTTCGCAATTGGAAACAGGCTGAAATCATTACGTGACATATGAAAATCATATTGAACGGCTCGGGCAGGGCGTATGCCCTGCTGATCTGACCCTACCGTTTGAGTTGCGGGAGCCTGCTCGGTTAACTGTGTATCTGTTTTCCCGATCTGCATGCCATGGTAGCTGTTCACCATGGCACGAACGCGATAGCCACGACGTGGCTGACTGTATATATATCCTTCGGCGATCAATTGTTGATAAGCCCATTCCACCGGTGTGGTGCTTAACCCAAGCATCTCGGCAAGCTTTCGCACCGACGGCAATCGGCTATGTTCAGCCCATTCCCCGTGAATGATCTCTCTTTTGATATGATCTGAAAGTTGTACATAGATTGGCGCACTATCGTTCTCATCCAGCTTTGGTAATTGAATCATCCTGCTGCACCTCATCTGTCCTGTGAAATTTAATCAAACTGTATATTTGGAAGTATACAGTATTGGGATATACTCTTGTCATTATCAATATGTAATACCAATTTTAAGAGGCAGGGCATTCTTACTCTTTTCGAAAGCCTTGAACTATAGGAGGAACAACTTATGTCACATTCAAAACCATCCCCACGCATCCCCCGTCTGCTGGAAACAAAGCGCATATACCTGCGTCCTTTCGAGATTACAGATGTGGATGCTTACTTCTCCGGTCTGTTTTACACTGAGATGCGCAGGCTGACAGGAACACAGAATAGTTTCACACGCGCTCAGGTTGAACGTTATGTTGAAAACGCAGCACAGGATGATTCCAGACTCATGCTACTTATTGCTTTACAGGAAAATGACCAGATCATCGGAGATGTCGTCCTGATGGATATGCATGCCAAGAATCGCAGTGCACATATTCGTGTAGCCATCGATCAGGCGGAGCATCAAGGAAAAGGCTACGGCAGCGAGGCGTTACTGCTTATGCTGGACTACGGCTTCGGTATCTGTAACCTGCATCGAATCGAACTTGAAGTGTACGCCTTCAACGAGAGAGCTATCCGCACGTATGAGAAACTCGGATTCCAGCGCGAGGGTGTGAAGCGGGATGTCTTGTTCTATAATCACCAATATCATGATGCCATTCAGATGAGCATGCTGGAGGAGGAGTTCAGGCAACGTCATATGAAAGGACAGGCAGGGAATAATTAAGTTTCCGTTCAGCCAAAATGAGACAAAAAAACCGGGGATTTAGTACACCTCCCCGGTTAGAAACTTCAGATGGCCCGTCAGCACCGATAGCTCGGCGGGTGTCTTCATATACAATTCGCCATCCGTGTCAGCTGACATCGGCGTATCTGTGTTCACTTTTAGTGTAGATGCCTTGAAGTATGAAATGCTCTCACTCTGGGGTTGCCAATCTCCCTCGGGCTTATGTGACAGGATCTCTCGCAGCAGCGGGATGCCTGTCTCATGAATAATGAGCACGTCCAGCTCGCCATCCTGCAACGCATCCGGTGCAAAGGGTAATGCATTTGTTCCCAGAAAACGGCCATTGGCTGCATAGATCATCACCGCGTCGCCTTCCATCTCTTTCCCATCTGCCTCCAATTGATAATGAAACGGCTCCGTATGACTAATCGTCTGCAGCGTGCTGATAAAATAACTAAGCTTACCCAGCGTGCCTTTCAGATTCTCGTTAATATTCTGCGATGCATCACTGATCAAGCCAATACCAAAAAAGTTCGTGAACACCCGATCATTGGCTCGTCCAACATCAATAGATACTACCCGACCTGCGAGCATTTCTTGTGCAGCAGTCTCTGCGTCGGGTGAAATGCCGAGCGAACGCGCAAAGTCATTACATGTGCCTCCAGGCAATATGCCAATCAACGGAGGATGCTGCAGATCAGCCAGTCCATTCACGCATTCATGCACCGTGCCATCCCCACCCAGAATAAACACCACATCGAATTGTTCACCGCGTTCACGACACAACTTCTCTCCTTCGCCGGGTTCATCGGTACGCATAATGACGAGTTCATAGACAGCGGGGGCCAGCACACCAACCACGAGACCCACTGTATTCTCACGATTGGCCTTGCCTGAATGATGATGATGAATTAACAATGCTTTGTTAAACTCCATCCTTCTCTTCCTCCATTCTAATGCTTGTTAACCTTTACCCAAGAAGGTTGAATCCATAAACAATCCCTGCGCTAAGCACTCATCATTCCAAATAGGTTCCCCGATCAGATATGCATCCTAATCCTCATTCATTCGTAATAGCTATATAAATTCAACTATTTAGATAACTCGTTGATCTTACAAACCATTTCCTTGGTTAACCAGATGTATGCATGAGAAAAAGGGTTTCTCCGCACCTTATGTCATAAGGCTGCAAATTTTGCTGGTGAGAACCCATTCAAAACGATTCAAAACGGTTATATCTATACCATATACGAATGGAGGGATTCCCTATGATTCCGGCAACGTTGGAACAATTGGAGCAAGTTCGCAAGGAATGCCGTACCATGGTTCGCAAAAGAGCTACCGCATCTGCCGGTACAACACTCGTTCCGCTGCCCGGTACAGACGTGCTGGCTGATGTGGGGATGCTGATGCAGCTGTTGCCTGCCATTAACAATAAATTCGGATTATCACAAAAACAGCTGGACGGCATGGACCCCGAGACCAAATCCATGATCTATGGATTCGTCATGTCCATCGGAAGCAAAGTCATCGGACGTATGGTGACGAAAGAACTGGTTGTCCAGGTTTTAAAAAGAGTTGGCGTACGCGTAGCTACTAAGTCCGTTGCCAAATTTGTCCCATTTGCTGGACAGGGACTGGCTGCTGCACTCAGCTTCACAGCTATGCGATATGTGGGTAACAAACATGTCGATGACTGTTATGAAGTCGTCAAACGCATGATTGAGCAGCGCGAATTGATCCCGGGTGAACCCGCTCCGTCTGCACTGGAGGAAGCTAACAATGA of Paenibacillus sp. FSL R5-0517 contains these proteins:
- a CDS encoding PLP-dependent aminotransferase family protein; translated protein: MIQLPKLDENDSAPIYVQLSDHIKREIIHGEWAEHSRLPSVRKLAEMLGLSTTPVEWAYQQLIAEGYIYSQPRRGYRVRAMVNSYHGMQIGKTDTQLTEQAPATQTVGSDQQGIRPARAVQYDFHMSRNDFSLFPIAKWHQYVNRIWREEAKELLFYGEPQGEWGLRCEIAVYLAQFRGVSCSPEQIVVGAEQHLLMSLLAQTLLHKGESTQSIGVENPGYRLLPGTFQNYGYQVVPISLDHEGINLMELEKAGVKLVGVSPSHQFPLGMTMPITRRLALLDWAERTKAYIIEDDYDGEFRYYGRPIPSMQGLREGSRVIYMGGFSQVLAPAFCVHYMVLPRELLDDFQEMYKTILFEQSASRLHQRTLEMFMREGELGKHIRKMRNVYKRKHDLIIQAIQLHFGDRVDIRGQDSGFHLVLRMATTSSAKELVTAAINAGIQISSTEYLWANGSVPTDGKREFIIGFAGIEPEHIAPGIAALAQIWGDL
- a CDS encoding MMPL family transporter, with product MQEGSGYGRWVAGKRSKWITLLVWIIIAVVLGMVWPAVGDRETNNAQDLSESKPSVQAAALAEKEFPGGEGLPALIVWRQAGGLTDEQIENIQALTERLDQDPVEQQQSVVPLYQLPPQALKGQLSEDGSTLVMPLFFNEGADAEQLEQGIEALEQKTQDIFGANPFDVAIDDTNTLIARVTGPVGISIDASGLFSSADVSLLIATVVLVLVLLLLIYRSPVLAIIPIIAVGFAYMVTSPILGFMADQGWITVDAQSISIMTVLLFGAGTDYCLFMISRYRQILYHEPDKKKAIFQAITGSSGAIAMSGFTVVAALLVLLLAEYGAYHRFAVPFSLSIFIMFIASLTLVPALLAIFGRGSFYPFVPRTHEMEVERAKKKGKPAPAPRKVKESWIGRTVVTKPWAVLAITVVLLGGLAAFSTQVKFTYDLLSSFPEDVPSREGFTVIGEQFSQGELAPVKVIVDSGGKETDLKQRLESLDYISKVGDAQQGAENANITAFDVEFDLNPYSMEAMQHIPDLRATAEQALQDAGVTNADSQVWIDGQTAEQYDIEVAGERDAKIIIPVVIGMITLLLLLYLRSVVATAYLIATVVLSYFSALGLGWIIIHYGLGADAIQGAIPLYSFVFLVALGEDYNIFMISSIWQKRKTMPLRQAIREGVGETSSVITSAGLILAGTFAVLATLPIQVLVQFGIITAVGVLLDTFLVRPFMVPAITTLLGKWAFWPGKYVPIAEKNEEKQNQSV
- a CDS encoding TetR/AcrR family transcriptional regulator; the protein is MSKKTNIPRSPGRPKTGADQASVQTNILMTASRLFMEYGYEPVSLQQIASLCNVTKASIYYHFTSKADLFTVAITRMMAMSMQQTSLRLDEPGTLQERLIKVAEAKMQHSHIETETMMREAEKHLNTEQLSQIREAEVRIFEVLATHFQQEMDNGYLRVANPMLLAHAFTSLLMLANREDVRNMNGGSIKELARELVALFLDGAVKQD
- a CDS encoding GNAT family protein — protein: MSHSKPSPRIPRLLETKRIYLRPFEITDVDAYFSGLFYTEMRRLTGTQNSFTRAQVERYVENAAQDDSRLMLLIALQENDQIIGDVVLMDMHAKNRSAHIRVAIDQAEHQGKGYGSEALLLMLDYGFGICNLHRIELEVYAFNERAIRTYEKLGFQREGVKRDVLFYNHQYHDAIQMSMLEEEFRQRHMKGQAGNN
- a CDS encoding YegS/Rv2252/BmrU family lipid kinase, coding for MEFNKALLIHHHHSGKANRENTVGLVVGVLAPAVYELVIMRTDEPGEGEKLCRERGEQFDVVFILGGDGTVHECVNGLADLQHPPLIGILPGGTCNDFARSLGISPDAETAAQEMLAGRVVSIDVGRANDRVFTNFFGIGLISDASQNINENLKGTLGKLSYFISTLQTISHTEPFHYQLEADGKEMEGDAVMIYAANGRFLGTNALPFAPDALQDGELDVLIIHETGIPLLREILSHKPEGDWQPQSESISYFKASTLKVNTDTPMSADTDGELYMKTPAELSVLTGHLKFLTGEVY